The following coding sequences lie in one Rutidosis leptorrhynchoides isolate AG116_Rl617_1_P2 chromosome 4, CSIRO_AGI_Rlap_v1, whole genome shotgun sequence genomic window:
- the LOC139839482 gene encoding uncharacterized protein encodes MADTNNRNTNRNGNIRGSGNPRGNANTNGDGNTGGNGNTKLSKFELVFGCFGLTTTHVENGNVTVNMSDNKNSLGIHENCSGFSELKKRVVIKKTGGSASGGGGGNASGIVSGSASAGGSGSSSGGGTGSGSGGINGSQVGNGGGGNDGSGSGIGGGNRIHNVGTQHDDNYEDHYTLKIEYLFSSENPSACLVM; translated from the exons ATGGCGGACACGAACAATAGAAACACTAACAGGAACGGCAACATTAGAGGGAGCGGCAACCCTAGAGGGAACGCCAACACTAACGGCGACGGCAACACCGGCGGGAACGGCAACACTAAACTCAGTAAATTTGAGCTTGTGTTTGGATGCTTTGGGCTAACTACAACTCATG TGGAGAATGGAAACGTTACTGTGAATATGAGTGATAACAAAAACTCACTCGGGATACATGAAAACTGCTCAGGATTTTCGGAGTTAAAAAAACGGGTCGTGATTaag AAAACTGGTGGAAGTGCcagtggcggtggtggtggaaatGCAAGTGGAATTGTCAGTGGAAGTGCTAGTGCCGGTGGAAGTGGAAGTTCCAGTGGCGGTGGGACTGGAAGTGGAAGTGGTGGTATAAATGGAAGTCAAGTTGGCAATGGCGGTGGCGGTAATGATGGCAGTGGGAGTGGCATTGGAGGTGGAAACAGGATCCACAACGTTGGGACACAACATGATGATAATTACGAGGACCACTATACTCTGAAAATTGAGTATCTTTTTAGCTCTGAGAATCCAAGTGCTTGTTTAGTTATGTAA